The following are encoded together in the Phaseolus vulgaris cultivar G19833 chromosome 9, P. vulgaris v2.0, whole genome shotgun sequence genome:
- the LOC137821342 gene encoding 14 kDa zinc-binding protein isoform X1 produces MAATSSFSLLRSCAPLKLATPFARKASNFNLLLPLQQRSCYRLGFSTHATNNEEAAAKAAAVNFDSEAPTIFDKIINKEIPSSIVYEDEKVLAFRDINPQAPVHVLVIPKFRDGLTQLGKADSRHGEILGQLLYAAKIVAEKEGIVDGFRVVINNGPSACQSVYHLHLHVLGGRQMNWPPG; encoded by the exons ATGGCAGCGACCAGTTCTTTCTCTCTGCTAAG GAGCTGCGCGCCACTGAAACTAGCAACACCTTTCGCTCGCAAAGCCTCCAACTTCAATCTCCTTCTCCCTCTTCAACAACGCAG TTGTTACAGGTTGGGCTTTAGTACTCATGCCACGAACAATGAAGAGGCTGCTGCAAAAGCAGCTGCTGTTAATTTTGACAGTGAAGCTCCTACAAT ATTTGATAAGATCATAAATAAGGAAATCCCTTCGAGTATTGTATACGAGGATGAAAAGGTTCTAGCATTTCGAGATATTAATCCACAGGCTCCAGTTCATGTTCTAGTCATTCCAAAATTTAGAGATGGATTAACACAACTTGGGAAG GCTGATAGTAGACACGGGGAAATATTGGGTCAACTTCTCTATGCTGCAAAAATAGTAGCTGAGAAAGAAGGCATCGTTGATGGATTTCGCGTTGTCATCAACAATGGTCCAAGTGCCT GTCAATCTGTGTATCATCTGCACTTGCATGTATTAGGTGGGAGACAGATGAATTGGCCACCGGGTTGA
- the LOC137821342 gene encoding 14 kDa zinc-binding protein isoform X2, with protein MAATSSFSLLRSCAPLKLATPFARKASNFNLLLPLQQRRLGFSTHATNNEEAAAKAAAVNFDSEAPTIFDKIINKEIPSSIVYEDEKVLAFRDINPQAPVHVLVIPKFRDGLTQLGKADSRHGEILGQLLYAAKIVAEKEGIVDGFRVVINNGPSACQSVYHLHLHVLGGRQMNWPPG; from the exons ATGGCAGCGACCAGTTCTTTCTCTCTGCTAAG GAGCTGCGCGCCACTGAAACTAGCAACACCTTTCGCTCGCAAAGCCTCCAACTTCAATCTCCTTCTCCCTCTTCAACAACGCAG GTTGGGCTTTAGTACTCATGCCACGAACAATGAAGAGGCTGCTGCAAAAGCAGCTGCTGTTAATTTTGACAGTGAAGCTCCTACAAT ATTTGATAAGATCATAAATAAGGAAATCCCTTCGAGTATTGTATACGAGGATGAAAAGGTTCTAGCATTTCGAGATATTAATCCACAGGCTCCAGTTCATGTTCTAGTCATTCCAAAATTTAGAGATGGATTAACACAACTTGGGAAG GCTGATAGTAGACACGGGGAAATATTGGGTCAACTTCTCTATGCTGCAAAAATAGTAGCTGAGAAAGAAGGCATCGTTGATGGATTTCGCGTTGTCATCAACAATGGTCCAAGTGCCT GTCAATCTGTGTATCATCTGCACTTGCATGTATTAGGTGGGAGACAGATGAATTGGCCACCGGGTTGA
- the LOC137821452 gene encoding ankyrin repeat-containing protein NPR4-like isoform X3: MTMQISSKKFDRAPSIRQLFPPKNPEESNGCVICSGQSFNHQCNTQETRTHQCYGSKPLLLKDVAPSPRNSISSVSNALEHTVPMHQLVDRSATSPISSHQVDYQLDIDHICSSEAPSSSFPAFRDKMPMSLRMYLPLYRAALKGDWEKANEFLNLHPGAENARISRGWETALHISAGARGTKFVEELVKRMETRDLEIQNKDKNTALCFAAASGVTKIAKLMVERNGNLPRIRGSEGVTPLYIATLLGQRDMVWYLYSVTDKEILKTEDYFSLLIAAISTDLYDFALHVLECRPQLATYHGLNGETALHVLAKKTSSFRSGTQLGIWERCIYPWIQVKLATEYKCQSNNSLSQAPSTFQVPGFETVQKKKILNSQALKLVQHLWELVESSDEMHYGDLIKSPLSRPLFIAAEFGIPEIVTELLYSYPDLLWKVDSQNRSLFHIAIMYRQEKIFNLIYNIGAHKDLITSYRDNNNHNILHLAGKLAPSDQLHVVSGAALQMQRELLWFKEVEKIIQPLLKEIKDSEGRTPQMLFTEEHKGLAKEGEKWLKNTASSCMLVSTLITTVMFAALFTVPGGNNNSNGYPIFMRTTSFKVFALSDALGLFSSVVSILMFLSILTSRYAQEDFLVSLPKRLSVGIATLFFSIITMLIAFGATFFIVLGHQLAWIVIPITLVACIPAILFAFLQFPLLVDTISCTYGAGVFAR; this comes from the exons ATGACAATGCAAATCTCAAGTAAAAAGTTCGATCGAGCACCAAGCATTCGACAGCTGTTTCCACCAAAAAATCCTGAGGAAAGTAATGGATGTGTCATATGCTCTGGTCAGTCCTTCAATCATCAATGTAACACGCAAGAAACCAGAACCCATCAATGCTATGGTTCAAAACCACTTCTGTTAAAAGATGTGGCTCCTAGCCCCAGAAATTCCATATCTTCTGTTTCCAATGCCCTTGAACATACTGTACCTATGCATCAACTAGTTGATCGCTCAGCTACTTCACCAATTTCATCTCATCAAGTTGATTACCAATTGGATATTGACCACATTTGTTCTTCGGAAGCCCCCTCAAGTTCATTTCCTGCCTTTC GAGATAAAATGCCAATGAGTCTTCGGATGTATTTGCCCTTATATAGAGCTGCTTTGAAAGGAGACTGGGAGAAGGCCAATGAGTTCCTAAATTTGCATCCTGGTGCGGAGAATGCCAGGATTTCAAGAGGGTGGGAAACAGCTCTTCATATTTCAGCCGGGGCTCGAGGCACCAAATTTGTGGAGGAACTTGTCAAAAGAATGGAAACTAGAGACTTGGAAAttcaaaataaagataagaacACTGCACTTTGTTTTGCTGCTGCGTCTGGGGTTACCAAGATAGCTAAGCTAATGGTGGAAAGGAATGGAAACTTACCTAGAATACGAGGTAGTGAAGGGGTGACACCACTTTATATAGCTACATTGCTGGGCCAAAGGGACATGGTTTGGTATCTCTATTCAGTGACCGATAAAGAGATTCTAAAAACAGAAGACTATTTTAGTCTACTAATTGCTGCTATATCCACAGATTTATATG ATTTTGCCTTACATGTTCTGGAGTGTCGACCACAATTAGCAACTTATCATGGCTTGAATGGGGAGACAGCTTTACATGTGTTGGCAAAAAAGACTTCATCATTTAGGAGTGGCACTCAACTGGGCATCTGGGAAAGATGCATCTATCCAT GGATCCAAGTCAAACTAGCAACTGAGTACAAATGCCAGTCAAACAACTCGCTATCCCAGGCTCCTTCAACTTTTCAAG TGCCAGGATTTGAAACCGTTCAGAAGAAAAAGATATTGAACTCTCAGGCTTTAAAGTTAGTGCAACATCTTTGGGAACTAGTAGAGTCATCAGACGAAATGCACTATGGAGACTTAATTAAAAGCCCTTTGTCACGGCCCCTATTTATTGCTGCTGAATTTGGAATACCTGAGATTGTAACTGAGCTTCTTTACTCATATCCCGATCTACTTTGGAAAGTTGACAGCCAAAATAGAAGTCTTTTTCACATTGCAATCATGTATCGCcaggaaaaaatatttaacctgATTTATAACATAGGGGCACATAAGGATCTGATAACTTCTTATAGAGACAATAACAATCACAACATACTGCATTTGGCTGGAAAATTGGCACCTTCAGATCAACTTCATGTTGTATCTGGTGCAGCACTGCAGATGCAAAGGGAATTATTGTGGTTCAAG GAGGTGGAAAAGATCATACAGCCTCTATTGAAGGAGATTAAGGATTCTGAAGGTAGAACGCCTCAAATGCTATTTACCGAGGAACACAAGGGGTtggccaaagaaggagaaaaatGGCTGAAGAACACTGCGTCATCATGCATGCTAGTTTCAACTCTTATTACCACTGTGATGTTTGCAGCATTATTTACGGTACCAGGTGGGAACAACAACAGTAATGGATATCCTATTTTTATGCGCACTACATCCTTCAAAGTTTTTGCTCTCTCAGATGCTCTTGGATTATTCTCCTCAGTAGTATCTATATTGATGTTTTTGTCAATACTCACCTCAAGGTATGCACAGGAGGATTTCCTTGTGTCACTGCCAAAAAGGTTGAGTGTTGGCATTGCGACCCTTTTCTTCTCCATCATTACAATGCTCATAGCTTTTGGTGCAACCTTTTTCATCGTACTTGGCCATCAATTGGCATGGATTGTCATTCCAATAACCCTTGTTGCATGTATCCCAGCAATATTGTTTGCCTTTTTACAGTTTCCTCTTCTTGTTGATACAATCTCTTGTACATATGGAGCTGGTGTATTTGCTCGTTGA
- the LOC137821452 gene encoding ankyrin repeat-containing protein At5g02620-like isoform X4, whose translation MIHYLSILGDKMPMSLRMYLPLYRAALKGDWEKANEFLNLHPGAENARISRGWETALHISAGARGTKFVEELVKRMETRDLEIQNKDKNTALCFAAASGVTKIAKLMVERNGNLPRIRGSEGVTPLYIATLLGQRDMVWYLYSVTDKEILKTEDYFSLLIAAISTDLYDFALHVLECRPQLATYHGLNGETALHVLAKKTSSFRSGTQLGIWERCIYPWIQVKLATEYKCQSNNSLSQAPSTFQVADLLVNGLCRAVKYLVPGFETVQKKKILNSQALKLVQHLWELVESSDEMHYGDLIKSPLSRPLFIAAEFGIPEIVTELLYSYPDLLWKVDSQNRSLFHIAIMYRQEKIFNLIYNIGAHKDLITSYRDNNNHNILHLAGKLAPSDQLHVVSGAALQMQRELLWFKEVEKIIQPLLKEIKDSEGRTPQMLFTEEHKGLAKEGEKWLKNTASSCMLVSTLITTVMFAALFTVPGGNNNSNGYPIFMRTTSFKVFALSDALGLFSSVVSILMFLSILTSRYAQEDFLVSLPKRLSVGIATLFFSIITMLIAFGATFFIVLGHQLAWIVIPITLVACIPAILFAFLQFPLLVDTISCTYGAGVFAR comes from the exons ATGATCCATTACTTAAGCATCTTAG GAGATAAAATGCCAATGAGTCTTCGGATGTATTTGCCCTTATATAGAGCTGCTTTGAAAGGAGACTGGGAGAAGGCCAATGAGTTCCTAAATTTGCATCCTGGTGCGGAGAATGCCAGGATTTCAAGAGGGTGGGAAACAGCTCTTCATATTTCAGCCGGGGCTCGAGGCACCAAATTTGTGGAGGAACTTGTCAAAAGAATGGAAACTAGAGACTTGGAAAttcaaaataaagataagaacACTGCACTTTGTTTTGCTGCTGCGTCTGGGGTTACCAAGATAGCTAAGCTAATGGTGGAAAGGAATGGAAACTTACCTAGAATACGAGGTAGTGAAGGGGTGACACCACTTTATATAGCTACATTGCTGGGCCAAAGGGACATGGTTTGGTATCTCTATTCAGTGACCGATAAAGAGATTCTAAAAACAGAAGACTATTTTAGTCTACTAATTGCTGCTATATCCACAGATTTATATG ATTTTGCCTTACATGTTCTGGAGTGTCGACCACAATTAGCAACTTATCATGGCTTGAATGGGGAGACAGCTTTACATGTGTTGGCAAAAAAGACTTCATCATTTAGGAGTGGCACTCAACTGGGCATCTGGGAAAGATGCATCTATCCAT GGATCCAAGTCAAACTAGCAACTGAGTACAAATGCCAGTCAAACAACTCGCTATCCCAGGCTCCTTCAACTTTTCAAG TTGCAGACCTATTGGTGAATGGACTCTGTCGTGCTGTAAAATATCTTG TGCCAGGATTTGAAACCGTTCAGAAGAAAAAGATATTGAACTCTCAGGCTTTAAAGTTAGTGCAACATCTTTGGGAACTAGTAGAGTCATCAGACGAAATGCACTATGGAGACTTAATTAAAAGCCCTTTGTCACGGCCCCTATTTATTGCTGCTGAATTTGGAATACCTGAGATTGTAACTGAGCTTCTTTACTCATATCCCGATCTACTTTGGAAAGTTGACAGCCAAAATAGAAGTCTTTTTCACATTGCAATCATGTATCGCcaggaaaaaatatttaacctgATTTATAACATAGGGGCACATAAGGATCTGATAACTTCTTATAGAGACAATAACAATCACAACATACTGCATTTGGCTGGAAAATTGGCACCTTCAGATCAACTTCATGTTGTATCTGGTGCAGCACTGCAGATGCAAAGGGAATTATTGTGGTTCAAG GAGGTGGAAAAGATCATACAGCCTCTATTGAAGGAGATTAAGGATTCTGAAGGTAGAACGCCTCAAATGCTATTTACCGAGGAACACAAGGGGTtggccaaagaaggagaaaaatGGCTGAAGAACACTGCGTCATCATGCATGCTAGTTTCAACTCTTATTACCACTGTGATGTTTGCAGCATTATTTACGGTACCAGGTGGGAACAACAACAGTAATGGATATCCTATTTTTATGCGCACTACATCCTTCAAAGTTTTTGCTCTCTCAGATGCTCTTGGATTATTCTCCTCAGTAGTATCTATATTGATGTTTTTGTCAATACTCACCTCAAGGTATGCACAGGAGGATTTCCTTGTGTCACTGCCAAAAAGGTTGAGTGTTGGCATTGCGACCCTTTTCTTCTCCATCATTACAATGCTCATAGCTTTTGGTGCAACCTTTTTCATCGTACTTGGCCATCAATTGGCATGGATTGTCATTCCAATAACCCTTGTTGCATGTATCCCAGCAATATTGTTTGCCTTTTTACAGTTTCCTCTTCTTGTTGATACAATCTCTTGTACATATGGAGCTGGTGTATTTGCTCGTTGA
- the LOC137821452 gene encoding ankyrin repeat-containing protein At5g02620-like isoform X1 yields the protein MTMQISSKKFDRAPSIRQLFPPKNPEESNGCVICSGQSFNHQCNTQETRTHQCYGSKPLLLKDVAPSPRNSISSVSNALEHTVPMHQLVDRSATSPISSHQVDYQLDIDHICSSEAPSSSFPAFRDKMPMSLRMYLPLYRAALKGDWEKANEFLNLHPGAENARISRGWETALHISAGARGTKFVEELVKRMETRDLEIQNKDKNTALCFAAASGVTKIAKLMVERNGNLPRIRGSEGVTPLYIATLLGQRDMVWYLYSVTDKEILKTEDYFSLLIAAISTDLYDFALHVLECRPQLATYHGLNGETALHVLAKKTSSFRSGTQLGIWERCIYPWIQVKLATEYKCQSNNSLSQAPSTFQVADLLVNGLCRAVKYLVPGFETVQKKKILNSQALKLVQHLWELVESSDEMHYGDLIKSPLSRPLFIAAEFGIPEIVTELLYSYPDLLWKVDSQNRSLFHIAIMYRQEKIFNLIYNIGAHKDLITSYRDNNNHNILHLAGKLAPSDQLHVVSGAALQMQRELLWFKEVEKIIQPLLKEIKDSEGRTPQMLFTEEHKGLAKEGEKWLKNTASSCMLVSTLITTVMFAALFTVPGGNNNSNGYPIFMRTTSFKVFALSDALGLFSSVVSILMFLSILTSRYAQEDFLVSLPKRLSVGIATLFFSIITMLIAFGATFFIVLGHQLAWIVIPITLVACIPAILFAFLQFPLLVDTISCTYGAGVFAR from the exons ATGACAATGCAAATCTCAAGTAAAAAGTTCGATCGAGCACCAAGCATTCGACAGCTGTTTCCACCAAAAAATCCTGAGGAAAGTAATGGATGTGTCATATGCTCTGGTCAGTCCTTCAATCATCAATGTAACACGCAAGAAACCAGAACCCATCAATGCTATGGTTCAAAACCACTTCTGTTAAAAGATGTGGCTCCTAGCCCCAGAAATTCCATATCTTCTGTTTCCAATGCCCTTGAACATACTGTACCTATGCATCAACTAGTTGATCGCTCAGCTACTTCACCAATTTCATCTCATCAAGTTGATTACCAATTGGATATTGACCACATTTGTTCTTCGGAAGCCCCCTCAAGTTCATTTCCTGCCTTTC GAGATAAAATGCCAATGAGTCTTCGGATGTATTTGCCCTTATATAGAGCTGCTTTGAAAGGAGACTGGGAGAAGGCCAATGAGTTCCTAAATTTGCATCCTGGTGCGGAGAATGCCAGGATTTCAAGAGGGTGGGAAACAGCTCTTCATATTTCAGCCGGGGCTCGAGGCACCAAATTTGTGGAGGAACTTGTCAAAAGAATGGAAACTAGAGACTTGGAAAttcaaaataaagataagaacACTGCACTTTGTTTTGCTGCTGCGTCTGGGGTTACCAAGATAGCTAAGCTAATGGTGGAAAGGAATGGAAACTTACCTAGAATACGAGGTAGTGAAGGGGTGACACCACTTTATATAGCTACATTGCTGGGCCAAAGGGACATGGTTTGGTATCTCTATTCAGTGACCGATAAAGAGATTCTAAAAACAGAAGACTATTTTAGTCTACTAATTGCTGCTATATCCACAGATTTATATG ATTTTGCCTTACATGTTCTGGAGTGTCGACCACAATTAGCAACTTATCATGGCTTGAATGGGGAGACAGCTTTACATGTGTTGGCAAAAAAGACTTCATCATTTAGGAGTGGCACTCAACTGGGCATCTGGGAAAGATGCATCTATCCAT GGATCCAAGTCAAACTAGCAACTGAGTACAAATGCCAGTCAAACAACTCGCTATCCCAGGCTCCTTCAACTTTTCAAG TTGCAGACCTATTGGTGAATGGACTCTGTCGTGCTGTAAAATATCTTG TGCCAGGATTTGAAACCGTTCAGAAGAAAAAGATATTGAACTCTCAGGCTTTAAAGTTAGTGCAACATCTTTGGGAACTAGTAGAGTCATCAGACGAAATGCACTATGGAGACTTAATTAAAAGCCCTTTGTCACGGCCCCTATTTATTGCTGCTGAATTTGGAATACCTGAGATTGTAACTGAGCTTCTTTACTCATATCCCGATCTACTTTGGAAAGTTGACAGCCAAAATAGAAGTCTTTTTCACATTGCAATCATGTATCGCcaggaaaaaatatttaacctgATTTATAACATAGGGGCACATAAGGATCTGATAACTTCTTATAGAGACAATAACAATCACAACATACTGCATTTGGCTGGAAAATTGGCACCTTCAGATCAACTTCATGTTGTATCTGGTGCAGCACTGCAGATGCAAAGGGAATTATTGTGGTTCAAG GAGGTGGAAAAGATCATACAGCCTCTATTGAAGGAGATTAAGGATTCTGAAGGTAGAACGCCTCAAATGCTATTTACCGAGGAACACAAGGGGTtggccaaagaaggagaaaaatGGCTGAAGAACACTGCGTCATCATGCATGCTAGTTTCAACTCTTATTACCACTGTGATGTTTGCAGCATTATTTACGGTACCAGGTGGGAACAACAACAGTAATGGATATCCTATTTTTATGCGCACTACATCCTTCAAAGTTTTTGCTCTCTCAGATGCTCTTGGATTATTCTCCTCAGTAGTATCTATATTGATGTTTTTGTCAATACTCACCTCAAGGTATGCACAGGAGGATTTCCTTGTGTCACTGCCAAAAAGGTTGAGTGTTGGCATTGCGACCCTTTTCTTCTCCATCATTACAATGCTCATAGCTTTTGGTGCAACCTTTTTCATCGTACTTGGCCATCAATTGGCATGGATTGTCATTCCAATAACCCTTGTTGCATGTATCCCAGCAATATTGTTTGCCTTTTTACAGTTTCCTCTTCTTGTTGATACAATCTCTTGTACATATGGAGCTGGTGTATTTGCTCGTTGA
- the LOC137821452 gene encoding ankyrin repeat-containing protein At5g02620-like isoform X2, translating into MTMQISSKKFDRAPSIRQLFPPKNPEESNGCVICSGQSFNHQCNTQETRTHQCYGSKPLLLKDVAPSPRNSISSVSNALEHTVPMHQLVDRSATSPISSHQVDYQLDIDHICSSEAPSSSFPAFRDKMPMSLRMYLPLYRAALKGDWEKANEFLNLHPGAENARISRGWETALHISAGARGTKFVEELVKRMETRDLEIQNKDKNTALCFAAASGVTKIAKLMVERNGNLPRIRGSEGVTPLYIATLLGQRDMVWYLYSVTDKEILKTEDYFSLLIAAISTDLYDFALHVLECRPQLATYHGLNGETALHVLAKKTSSFRSGTQLGIWERCIYPWIQVKLATEYKCQSNNSLSQAPSTFQDLLVNGLCRAVKYLVPGFETVQKKKILNSQALKLVQHLWELVESSDEMHYGDLIKSPLSRPLFIAAEFGIPEIVTELLYSYPDLLWKVDSQNRSLFHIAIMYRQEKIFNLIYNIGAHKDLITSYRDNNNHNILHLAGKLAPSDQLHVVSGAALQMQRELLWFKEVEKIIQPLLKEIKDSEGRTPQMLFTEEHKGLAKEGEKWLKNTASSCMLVSTLITTVMFAALFTVPGGNNNSNGYPIFMRTTSFKVFALSDALGLFSSVVSILMFLSILTSRYAQEDFLVSLPKRLSVGIATLFFSIITMLIAFGATFFIVLGHQLAWIVIPITLVACIPAILFAFLQFPLLVDTISCTYGAGVFAR; encoded by the exons ATGACAATGCAAATCTCAAGTAAAAAGTTCGATCGAGCACCAAGCATTCGACAGCTGTTTCCACCAAAAAATCCTGAGGAAAGTAATGGATGTGTCATATGCTCTGGTCAGTCCTTCAATCATCAATGTAACACGCAAGAAACCAGAACCCATCAATGCTATGGTTCAAAACCACTTCTGTTAAAAGATGTGGCTCCTAGCCCCAGAAATTCCATATCTTCTGTTTCCAATGCCCTTGAACATACTGTACCTATGCATCAACTAGTTGATCGCTCAGCTACTTCACCAATTTCATCTCATCAAGTTGATTACCAATTGGATATTGACCACATTTGTTCTTCGGAAGCCCCCTCAAGTTCATTTCCTGCCTTTC GAGATAAAATGCCAATGAGTCTTCGGATGTATTTGCCCTTATATAGAGCTGCTTTGAAAGGAGACTGGGAGAAGGCCAATGAGTTCCTAAATTTGCATCCTGGTGCGGAGAATGCCAGGATTTCAAGAGGGTGGGAAACAGCTCTTCATATTTCAGCCGGGGCTCGAGGCACCAAATTTGTGGAGGAACTTGTCAAAAGAATGGAAACTAGAGACTTGGAAAttcaaaataaagataagaacACTGCACTTTGTTTTGCTGCTGCGTCTGGGGTTACCAAGATAGCTAAGCTAATGGTGGAAAGGAATGGAAACTTACCTAGAATACGAGGTAGTGAAGGGGTGACACCACTTTATATAGCTACATTGCTGGGCCAAAGGGACATGGTTTGGTATCTCTATTCAGTGACCGATAAAGAGATTCTAAAAACAGAAGACTATTTTAGTCTACTAATTGCTGCTATATCCACAGATTTATATG ATTTTGCCTTACATGTTCTGGAGTGTCGACCACAATTAGCAACTTATCATGGCTTGAATGGGGAGACAGCTTTACATGTGTTGGCAAAAAAGACTTCATCATTTAGGAGTGGCACTCAACTGGGCATCTGGGAAAGATGCATCTATCCAT GGATCCAAGTCAAACTAGCAACTGAGTACAAATGCCAGTCAAACAACTCGCTATCCCAGGCTCCTTCAACTTTTCAAG ACCTATTGGTGAATGGACTCTGTCGTGCTGTAAAATATCTTG TGCCAGGATTTGAAACCGTTCAGAAGAAAAAGATATTGAACTCTCAGGCTTTAAAGTTAGTGCAACATCTTTGGGAACTAGTAGAGTCATCAGACGAAATGCACTATGGAGACTTAATTAAAAGCCCTTTGTCACGGCCCCTATTTATTGCTGCTGAATTTGGAATACCTGAGATTGTAACTGAGCTTCTTTACTCATATCCCGATCTACTTTGGAAAGTTGACAGCCAAAATAGAAGTCTTTTTCACATTGCAATCATGTATCGCcaggaaaaaatatttaacctgATTTATAACATAGGGGCACATAAGGATCTGATAACTTCTTATAGAGACAATAACAATCACAACATACTGCATTTGGCTGGAAAATTGGCACCTTCAGATCAACTTCATGTTGTATCTGGTGCAGCACTGCAGATGCAAAGGGAATTATTGTGGTTCAAG GAGGTGGAAAAGATCATACAGCCTCTATTGAAGGAGATTAAGGATTCTGAAGGTAGAACGCCTCAAATGCTATTTACCGAGGAACACAAGGGGTtggccaaagaaggagaaaaatGGCTGAAGAACACTGCGTCATCATGCATGCTAGTTTCAACTCTTATTACCACTGTGATGTTTGCAGCATTATTTACGGTACCAGGTGGGAACAACAACAGTAATGGATATCCTATTTTTATGCGCACTACATCCTTCAAAGTTTTTGCTCTCTCAGATGCTCTTGGATTATTCTCCTCAGTAGTATCTATATTGATGTTTTTGTCAATACTCACCTCAAGGTATGCACAGGAGGATTTCCTTGTGTCACTGCCAAAAAGGTTGAGTGTTGGCATTGCGACCCTTTTCTTCTCCATCATTACAATGCTCATAGCTTTTGGTGCAACCTTTTTCATCGTACTTGGCCATCAATTGGCATGGATTGTCATTCCAATAACCCTTGTTGCATGTATCCCAGCAATATTGTTTGCCTTTTTACAGTTTCCTCTTCTTGTTGATACAATCTCTTGTACATATGGAGCTGGTGTATTTGCTCGTTGA